A portion of the Geitlerinema sp. PCC 9228 genome contains these proteins:
- a CDS encoding glycosyltransferase family 4 protein, with protein MKISILIPDLSCKYGNCLSRAYLFAKILQRRYPVELVGLSLKPEIWPPVAQDQNMPYKLIDISDVSAGQMVKLGRRFRQLAEAIDGDILYASKPLLTTLGVGLWLKRTSQRPVIADLDDWQMGFRRQRYQSLALPKKVKELTQSVGEFYKTSSYVNNYLGEKLLGYADFVTVSNRFLAKKFNGTIVRHAVDTALFSPDNYFPPDTLKEKFGIAADRKVVIFCGTPQSHKGIEDLIQAVALLEKRRDLVLALVGNGDSGYGQKVTKKAQKTLGDRFISFGLQPFDLVPEFLAMSDMVVVPQRDNFSTKGQVPIKVLEAMAMAKPVISTAVSDIPEILQDVGWVVPPENPPQLAATIEDLLDRPEMGQEKAAKAREKCIEHYSWDAVEQVLANLFQKYES; from the coding sequence ATGAAAATCTCGATTTTGATTCCCGATCTGTCCTGCAAGTATGGTAATTGTCTGAGTCGTGCCTATTTATTTGCCAAAATTCTCCAGCGGCGATATCCCGTAGAACTGGTGGGTTTATCCCTGAAACCGGAAATTTGGCCCCCCGTGGCGCAGGATCAAAACATGCCTTACAAACTCATCGACATCAGCGATGTATCTGCCGGTCAAATGGTCAAACTGGGGCGGAGATTTCGGCAGCTGGCAGAGGCCATTGACGGCGATATTCTCTACGCCAGCAAACCTTTGCTCACCACCTTGGGGGTGGGACTGTGGCTCAAAAGAACCAGCCAGCGCCCTGTTATAGCCGATTTAGACGACTGGCAAATGGGATTTCGGCGGCAGCGATACCAATCCCTTGCCTTACCCAAAAAGGTCAAAGAGTTAACCCAATCGGTGGGAGAATTTTATAAAACCAGTTCCTATGTTAACAACTACTTGGGGGAAAAACTTCTGGGATATGCCGATTTTGTCACCGTATCCAATCGATTTTTAGCCAAAAAATTCAACGGTACAATCGTTCGCCATGCTGTGGATACGGCGTTATTTTCCCCAGATAACTATTTCCCACCAGATACCCTGAAAGAAAAATTTGGTATTGCTGCAGATCGGAAAGTAGTGATTTTTTGCGGTACCCCCCAGTCGCATAAAGGCATCGAAGACCTCATCCAAGCCGTTGCATTGCTAGAAAAACGCCGCGATTTGGTACTTGCTTTGGTGGGTAATGGCGATAGTGGCTATGGGCAAAAGGTAACCAAGAAAGCTCAGAAAACCTTAGGCGATCGCTTTATTTCCTTTGGTCTGCAACCCTTCGATCTCGTCCCAGAATTTTTAGCCATGTCTGATATGGTGGTGGTACCGCAAAGGGATAACTTTTCCACCAAAGGGCAAGTTCCCATCAAAGTTTTGGAAGCCATGGCCATGGCCAAACCCGTTATCTCCACCGCTGTTTCCGACATTCCAGAAATCTTGCAAGACGTTGGCTGGGTAGTCCCCCCGGAAAATCCCCCGCAGCTAGCCGCCACCATTGAAGATTTGCTCGACCGTCCGGAAATGGGTCAAGAAAAAGCGGCCAAAGCCAGGGAAAAATGTATCGAACATTACAGCTGGGATGCCGTCGAGCAGGTTTTGGCGAACTTATTTCAAAAATACGAATCGTGA
- the hisH gene encoding imidazole glycerol phosphate synthase subunit HisH — translation MSTIAVVDYDMGNLHSVRKGLEKAQGNPEITDRAEVILNADAVVLPGVGAFDPAMQHLRERGLIDPLKEAIASGKPFLGICLGLQLLFEGSEEGQEAGLGIVRGKVRRFRSEPDLTIPHMGWNQLDFTQPHLVLWDTLPPATWVYFVHSYYVDPSDSQVTAATVTHGSQTVTAAIAQNNVMAVQFHPEKSSSSGLQILSNFVRSVYQKAPAVSPSNC, via the coding sequence ATGTCCACGATCGCAGTTGTAGACTACGATATGGGAAACCTACACTCGGTTCGCAAAGGGTTGGAAAAAGCACAAGGAAATCCGGAAATAACCGACCGAGCCGAGGTGATTTTGAATGCTGATGCTGTCGTTCTGCCAGGAGTGGGTGCTTTCGATCCAGCTATGCAACATTTACGCGAGCGTGGACTCATCGATCCCCTCAAGGAAGCGATCGCTAGTGGCAAACCTTTCTTAGGGATTTGTTTGGGATTGCAGTTGCTGTTTGAAGGCAGTGAAGAAGGTCAGGAAGCGGGTTTGGGTATCGTTCGCGGAAAAGTGCGTCGCTTTCGCAGCGAGCCGGATTTAACCATTCCCCACATGGGATGGAACCAACTGGATTTTACCCAACCCCACTTGGTTTTGTGGGACACTTTGCCTCCTGCCACTTGGGTGTATTTCGTGCATTCCTACTATGTAGACCCAAGCGATTCTCAGGTAACGGCAGCGACGGTTACCCACGGCAGCCAAACCGTTACCGCGGCGATCGCACAAAACAATGTCATGGCGGTGCAGTTCCACCCGGAAAAATCTTCCTCCAGCGGCTTGCAAATTCTATCCAATTTCGTTCGCTCGGTATATCAAAAGGCACCAGCAGTTTCCCCATCGAACTGCTAG